In the genome of Luteitalea pratensis, the window CCACTCGACAGACGAGCCACCGCCACCCGCCTCGAGGAGCACCGCCGGGCCGTTGCCCGTTGGGCCGGTGCAGCCAACGAAGAGCCGGTGCTCGCCGATCCTGACGAGATCGCCAGGTACTTCCGGGGTGTCGGGACTTCGCGGCGGTGCTTGCTGCGCGATGACGGCGGCAAGTGCTAGCGCAGGCATGAAGCTCTTGATTACTGCGGGTTGGACGTTGGACGGCCGGCTTCGGTTGACTCCAACCGCGACCCACGCAGACGCCGTTGCGCATCAGTTGCGGTGCCGCAGCGGGCTTGTCTGGCGCAAGCTCGTCGTCATCGACGGGTACTGAACTTGCATCGCCTCGCGAGGGTTCGACGGGGCTCTTCCTGCCCGTGAGTGCGGTAGAGCCTCCTCATCTTGAAAGCAGGAAGGAGAAGCCCATGCTTGGTAACAAGAAGGCGGTGGCGAATGTCGCAGTGAAGGACCTCGTTGTCGCGACGACGTTCTACAAGAACACGCTTGGTCTCACGCCAGTGCATGAGGAAGACCACGAACTGGTCGTGTTCCGCAGCGGCACGTCAGAGATCAACGTGTACCGGTCCGAGTACGCCGGCACGAACAAGGCCACGGCGGTGACCTGGACCGTCGACGACGTCAAGGAAGAGGTCGCGGATCTCAAGTCCAGGGGTGTCACCTTCGAGCACTACGACATGCCAGGCATGAGTCGCGACGGCGATGTGTACGTCTCGGGTGACATGAAGGTGGCGTGGTTCAAGGATCCGGATGGGAACATCCTGAACGTGGCGGGTCGATGATCCGACCCTCGCGGGACGATGTCAGATGCCGCTGTGTGGTGGCGTCACGATGACTGCCAGCTGGGTGGACGGCGGCATCTGCTCGGCAGCACGGAAGTTGTCGCGTTCGCGCTGACCGGGCACAAGGAGCACACGAGCATGAAACCCAAGAACACGATCTGTCTCTGGTTCGACAACGACGCGCATGAGGCGGCGCGCTTCTACGCCGCCACCTTTCCCGATAGTGCGGTCACCGCGGTTCACCATGCGCCCAGTGATTATCCGGGCGGCAAGAAAGGCGATGTGTTGACGGTGACTTTCACCGTGCTTGGCATTCCCTGTCTCGGCCTCAACGGCGGCCCGACCTTCAAGCACAGCGAGGCCTTCTCCTTCCAGGTGGCCACGGAGACGCAGGAGGAGACCGACCGCTACTGGGACGCGATCGTCGGCAATGGCGGCCAGGAAAGTGAGTGCGGTTGGTGCAAGGACCGCTGGGGTCTTTCCTGGCAGATCACTCCACGCGTGCTCTCCGACGCGCTTGCGGCGGGCGGCGGTGAGGCAAAGCGTGCCTTCGAGGCGATGATGCAGATGCAGAAGATCGACGTCGCCACCATCGAGGCGGCGCGGCGGGGCTGACGCGACGACCGATTGCGCCACCTGACCCTACAATTGAGCGCCTTCAGCCCTGATGGACTCCGATGATCCGATTCTTCGTTCCAACCGCTCTGGCGACACTCGTGCTGGTTGGCGCCTGCCGCCAGGCGGAACCACCGGCCGAAACCGTTAAGTCCACTCCGGCAGCGCCATTCGAAGCGCCCCGGCTGGGCGTCTACGTCACCAACGAAACCTCCGGGGATCTCTCGGTCATCGACGCGACGACCGGCACCGTCGTCGGCGTCGTCGCCCTGGGCAAGCGCCCACGGGGAATCGCGGTGTCCCCGGATCGCACCACGCTCTACGTGGCGTTGAGCGGTTCTCCGCCCGCCCCGCCTGGCGTGGATGAGTCGACGCTGCCGCCGCCCGATCGGACCGCGGACGGTGTCGGCGTCGTGGATCTCCGCCAGATGAAGCTGTTGAAAGTGCTGCCGAGCGGAACCGATCCGGAAGTCGTCGCAGTGAGCCATGACGGGACGCGCGTGTTCGTGGCGAACGAGGACGCGGCCAAGGCGAGCGTCGTTGACGTCGCGACGGGGGCCATCCTCGAGAGCTTTTCGATCGGTGAGGAGCCAGAAGGCGTCTCCGTACAACCGGGGGCCGATCGAGTCTGGGTGACGTCGGAAGCAGACGGTGCGGTGTTCGTGATCGACCTGTCCACACACAAGGTCGTCACGTCGGTCAAGGTTGGTCCCAGGCCCCGGTCGATTGCCTTCCTTCCTGATGGCTCGATGGCGTACGTGCCGGCAGAGAAGGGGGCCACGGTGACCGTCGTCGATGCCAGGACCCTGAAGGTGGTCACGGCCATCCAGCTCGGCGAGGGCATGCGACCGATGGGTACGGCGATGGCGCCAGACGGCAAGTTCCTGTACGTCACGACCGGACGCAGCAAGAAACTCCTGATCGTCGACACGGCAACGAATGCCGTCGTCAGCTCAGTGGAAGCTGGTGCGCGCCCCTGGGGCCTGGCAATCGCGGCTGACGGCAAGACCGCCTACACGGCCAACGGCCCATCCAATGAAGTGGCGGTCATCGACCTCGAAGCTCGCCGCGTCACCAAAACGATTCCCGTAGGTCAAGGACCGTGGGGTGCGGCATTCGTCCAACGCCCATGACCACCGCGCCGCGGGAGTCATCTCGACTTTCACTCCGGCATGCTGGCGTTGGTGGAAACGCTCGCCCCCTCGGCGCGTCCAGCCAGACCTCCGCCGCCGACCCATGATGCTCGGTCAGCCATTGGCGCCACTGAACGCACCGGCCCATCGGCCATCCAGGGCTCTCTCGATCAGAACCTCGTCGATGTAGCGGCCGTCAATCTTCGCGTGCCGTTTCGCCGTTCCAACAACGGTGAAGCCCTGCCCCGTGTAGACCGCCAGCGCCGCCGGGTTGTCGGCTCGGACAAACGTGAAGATCTTCTCGAACCCCTTCTGAACGGCTGCGTGAAACGTCGCCGGGAACAGAGCGCTGGCGATGCCCTGGCGCCTCTGATCGAGCGCGACATACGTGCCGAGCGAGCCGACATGGTCGAACGACGTGGTGTACGGGCCGAACGGCTCGAGGACCTGGAACCCGACGACCTCGCCGCCCGGCTGGCGCACGGCGAGCTTCCACACTCCCCTTGAAGGGAATCGCGCGATGTAGTCGCGCTCGGCGTCGACCGTGAAGCGCTGGTCGAACACTGTGTAGAGGCGCGCCTCGATGATGGGATTGAGAATCCTCACCACGGCCTCGGCATCGGCGGGCGTCACGTCACGAAGGAGGAGATCCATGCGCACCCTCCAGTCTGTCCGGCGTGCCGCCTCGGTCTGGAAGCAAAGCCAGGCGTCACGCGCTGCCCACGACTTCGTAGTGGACCACGTGGGGCTCGTACTCCACAAGGAAGTCTCGATCCTCTGGATAGTACTTGGCAGCCTGAACGTCGGCGCCGGCAAATTCCTGGATAGCCGTGATGCTGTCCCAGAATGTCATGGTGATGAAGTGAGTCACCGGGCCGTCCTGCCGCTCGAGGATGTGGACGCTGATGTTGCCCGGCACCGAGCGGTAGTCCGGGATCGCTCGCAGGTTCAGGAACTCGCGATAGCGCGGCGCCTTCATTGTCGGAACACGTCCGTGCCAGATGCGGACTACCATGGCTGTCTCCTGATTCCGCGTAACGCCAGATTGCCCAACCCGTTCAGGAGCATGATCGCACTCAGCATCTGAAACTTTCCCAATGGTGGCGTGTATGTGACGCAGGGGACGCGTCACGAATCCGTGAAACTCCTGCGCTTAGGGAAAGGGGCGTCGCCCATGCGTCATGTGCTCGCACGTGATTTCGACCTGGACGGGCGTACTCGCGCGTTTCGCTGGATCGAGGATGCCCGGCGCGATGCCGCGCACGGACTCCGGGTGTTGCGTCGCAGCCCGGTGTTTGCCGCCACGGCAGTCCTGTCGCTCGCGATCGGGATTGGCGCCAACACCGCAATCTTCACCATCGCCAACGCGCTGCTCTTCCGCCCACCGATGGGCATCGTTGATCCTGACGCGCTTGTCTCCATCGGCTCGGCTCGCGGCGATGGGGGCCTGAACCCGGTCAATTACGCCGCCTATCTCGAGATCGTCGAACGCACGACGTCGCTGACGAGCGTGTTCGCCGAGGAAATGTTCCCTCACGTCATGGGCCTGGTGCCGTCCGGCACTCAGACCGCCGAGCCGGTCGTGGGCCGATCGGTCACCGCGAGTTTCTTCACGGCGCTCGGAGCGTCTTCGTGGCGGGGACGGGTATTCGTCGACACCGACGACACCGCGGTCGTGCTTGCCTACGACTACTGGAGGCAGCGGTTCACCGGCGACGACGCGGTGATCGGTCAGGTCCTGCAGATCAACGGGCGGCCAGCCACCGTCGTCGGCGTTGCAGCGCCGGGCTTCCAGGGGACGGGGATCCGGCGGTGCGACATCTGGATGACCTTCGGCACGTCCAGGGGGAACGGTCCGGTCCTGGCGGGCGGTCGCGTGCGACCAGGCATCGAGCCGGCGGCGGCCGCGGCTGAGGTGCGGGCGATCGGCGACGCCATTGATCGAGACGGTGGTTCGGCCGTCCAGGCGCGACGACTGGACGCGCTGCCGTTCTCACGTGCCGGCGGCGACCGGAACATCGTGCTCGGCTTTGCTGCGGTGCTGCTCGCGCTCGTCTCCCTCGTGCTCGTCGCGGCCTGTGCCAACGTCGCGGGCATCCTCCTGACACGGGCGACGGCACGGTCGCGGGAGATGGCGCTCCGCACCGCACTCGGCGCCCCACGTGGGCGCCTCGTTCGACAGTTGTTGACCGAAACGGCGGTGCTGTTTCTCTGCGGCGGCCTGCTCGGCATTGGCCTGGCACGTACGCTGATGAGACTGGCGGCGCGGCTCCTGCCGGCGCTGCCGACACGCATCGAGCTGCCCCTGGCGCTCGACTGGCGTGTGTTGCTCTTCGCCCTCACGCTCTCGATCGGCGCGGCCGCGGTCTTTGGAATCGTGCCGGCGTTCAGGGGCTCCAGGGTCGACGCGGGCACGTCGCTCAAGGCCGGAGTGTGGTCAACGTCCGGGGGATCGCGGCTGCGGAGCGTGTTCGTGATCGGCCAGGTCGCGTGTGCGGTCCTGCTCGTCGTGCTCAGCGCGTCGTTTGTTCGCATCCTGCGCCATGCCGGCGCCGCCGATCCCGGATTCGATGCGCGCGGCGTCGAGGTCGCGACGCTTGATCTCGCCGTGGCGGGCCAGACGCGACAGGACAAGGCCGCGTTCTGGCAAACGATGCTCGATCGCATGCGGCAGATACCAGCTGTGGAGGTCGTGTCGCTCGCGCGCGTGCCGCCAGGCGGTTGGGAGGGCATTGGCCTGGGCGCTGTCGTTCCGGGCGATCGCACAGGCTCCCAGGAGGCCTTCGCGCCTGCGTGGAACATCGTCGAGAGCGGCTATTTCTCGACGCTCCGCATTCCCCTCATCGAGGGACGGGACTTCACCTCGAACGACACCGCGGGGGCACCGGCCGTGGTCATCGTCAGCCAGGCGGTCGCCCATCGGCTCCGGCCCGGACAGTCGGCAATCGGAATGTCGCTGCGACTCCCGCCCGTCAATGCCAGCGGAGGCCGCACCGAACAGCGCCTCGCGACTGTCATTGGCGTGGTGGGCGATATCCGGTCGAGCAGTCTGATCGACGGCCTGGCCGAGCCCTATGTCTACCTGGCGCTCGCGCAGGGCGAGGACATGGGCATGATCGGACAGATGTCGATCGTCGCGCGCGGTCGCGGCGCGACGAGCCTGGCCCCGCTGATCGCCACCGTCGTGCAGCAGGCCGATCAGCGCCTGGTCCTCGCCCGCACGGAATCGCTGGCCGATGCGATTGCGTTGGGGCTGACACCGCAACGTGTCCTTGCGACCATCAGCGGTGTGATGGGGCTCGTGGCGCTGTTGCTGACGTCGATGGGCATCTACGGTGTCACGGCCTATGCGGTCGCGCTCAGGCGCCGGGAGTTCGCCATTCGTCTCGCGCTCGGTGCTCCCCGCGCGCGTGTTGTCAGGATGGTGTGCCGGCAGAGCACGCTGCTGGTGGCAGCGGGCTTAGGTCTTGGCCTCGCGGTCGGACTCGGTGTGGTGCACGTCATCTCCGCCTTCTTCTACGGCCTGCCGGCTGCCCACGGGCCAACCCTTGTCGGGACAGTCGTGCTCTTCGGCGCCATCGGCACGGCAGCGTCGATCGTGCCGGCGAGTCAGGCGGTTCGCGGGAGTTGGCGTCGCGCGCTTCATGAGGACTGAGGGAGCCACGCTCGGTCAGTCCGGTCGCTTGTCGTCGAGCCAGTATCGCGGACCGGGGCCGAGCCTGCCGGCACGGTCGGCAGGGTTCGAGAGCCGACACTCCTCGAGGGACAAGCAGCCGCAGCCGATGCACGCGGTCAGGCTGTGGCGCAGCCGTTGGAGTTCGGCGATGCGCTCATCTACCCGACGTGTCCACCGACTGGAGATGCGCGCCCAGTCGGAGCGATCCGGCGTGCGGTTGGCGGGAAGCTGTGCGAGTTCAGCGCCAATCTCCGCCAGCGACAACCCAATCCGTTGCGCGAACACGATGAAGCCGAGCCGGCGCAGGACCGCGCGCGGGTACCGGCGATGGGCAGAGCCCGTTCGCTCGGACCGGATCAGCCCTCGCTCCTCGTAGAAGCGCAGCGCGGATGAGGCCACGCCGCTGCGCCGGGACACTTCCGAGATCGTGAGCAGGTCGGCCATGGGAGGTGGTGCACGAATGGCACTTGACTTAAAGTTCACTTTAACTTCTAGCATGAGGACATGTCAACCCACATACCTGCAGACCGCCGCGCGAACCGGCGCACATCGCCCCGCCTCGCCGGCCGGAGAGTGGCCATCACCGGTGGAACATCAGGACTCGGGCTGGCGTTGGTCGAGGAAGCGCTGGCACGGGGAGCACACGTCGCCTTCGTGGCGCGCCGGCGCGAAGGCATCGACCAAGTCATGAGGCGATGGCCCGAGGCTCACGGGATCGCCGGTGACGTCGCCCGGAAAGAGGACATCCATCCGACGGCGATCCAGCTGGCGAGCGCGCTCGGCGGCGTGGATGTGCTGATCAACAACGCCTCCAGTCTGGGGCCGGTGCCCCTCATGCCACTGGCCGATACGGACTGCGAGGATTTCGAGCACGCCATCGCCGCAAACGTGCTCGGCCCATTCCGCCTGACGAAAGCCCTGCTCGGCTCGCTCGCCGCCGCCGCCCGTGAAGGACGCGGGGGGCTCATCGTGAACATCTCGAGTGACGCCGCCATCAACGCGTATCCAAACTGGGGCGCGTACGGCACGAGCAAGGCCGCGTTGCTGCACATGACGCGAATCTGGCAGGAAGAGCTCGGCTCAATCGGAGTGCGGTCGATCTCGTTCGACCCGGGCGACATGGATACTCCGCTGCATGCCGCAGCCGTTCCCGATGCCGATCGGGCCGCACTCAAGAGCCCGGCCACCTCCGCCCGCGAGCTCGTCGAACTGATCGAGGACATGCTGACAAAGACGTCCCCGAGCCTGGCAGGAGCCCTGCGGGAACGAGCAGAGCGATGATCCCCGCGACCGCTCCCATCCAGCGGCCGGCTGACGCACGCCTGTTCGGCGTCGATCGTTTCGGGCAGCCGCGACACATGATGCGCTCCCGACTGATCGACCTGCTGAAGCCGACCGACGTCGTGATTGCCAACGACGCCGCGACACTCCCGGCGAGCCTCCGAGGCACGCACGCGCCGAGCGGACGCGAGATCGAGGTTCGCCTCGCGGCTCGCACGTCGCTGTCGCCCTCCACGATCGGTCGAGTCCTCGCCGTGGTGTTCGGCGAAGGCGACTTCCGCGTGCCGACAGAAGATCGCCCGCAGCCGCCGGCGCTCAATCGCGGCGATCGACTCCTGCTCGGCCCACTTCGCGCGGCCGTCGTGTCGCGTGTGAATCATCGCAGGCTCGTGTTGCTGCAGTTCGACGGCACCGCGGATGAAATCTGGAGGGGGCTCGCGAGGCACGGACATCCCGTGCAGTACGCCCACCTGCAGGAGCCACTGGCGATCTGGGACACGTGGACGCCGATTGCCGGCCTCCCCGTCGCGTTCGAACCGCCATCGGCCAGCTTCGCACTGAGCTGGGGACTACTCGAATCGCTGGCTGCCCGAGGCATCGGCTTCGCGACGGTCACGCATGCCGCGGGCCTTTCCTCGACTGGCGACCCGGTGCTCGACGCCATGCTCCCCTTCGACGAGCCGTATGTCATTCCGCGTTACACGGCACGTCTCGTCAACCGCGCCCGCGCGCGCGGCAGTCGTGTCGTTGCCGTGGGCACGTCGGTCGTGAGGGCACTGGAGCACGCGGGCGCTGAAGGCCGTGTTCGCCCCGGTGAGGGACTCGCGACCGGACGATTGGGACCTGGCAGCGCGCTCCGCATCGTCGACGCGATTCTCACGGGTACCCACGAACCCGGCACGAGTCATCACGAGCTTCTTCGCGCGTTTGCAACGAGTTCGACGCTCGCCCTCGTCGACGAGGAGCTCACTCGAGTCGGCTACCGCACCCACGAATTCGGCGATTCGGTGTTTCTCGAAAGGCAGGACCGCAACACACGCGGCGGCTGATGCCTGCGTCCAAAGGGAGCGGTGATTTCGAGTGGTGACCTGCGTGTGTTAGCGTCTCACGCCAGGACACGCACCCGAGTCGCGGATCGAAGGAGAGTCGACATGAAAGCCATACGATGGTCGGCGTTGATCGTGTGCGCCGCAGCATTGATCGTGCACGCGGGGCCGCGTATGTCGGCGCAGGCCACTGGTTGCAAGGGGACCAACGTCCTGTCTCCGTCGGAAAAGACCGACGGCTGGACGCTGCTCTTCGACGGTGCGACCAAGGCCGGGTGGCACGGCTACAACAAGCAGGATCTCGCCGCGTGGGCGATCGAGGACTGCGCGCTCAAGACGGTCGGGGTCAGCAGCAACTACGGCAGCGACAAGCGGGCCGATCTGATCACCGATCGCGAGTTCACCAACTTCGAGCTGCGCTTCGAGTGGAAGGCCTCCAAGGGCGGCAACAGTGGCGTCATGTACGGTGTCGTGGAGGATCCGAAGTACGACGCCGCCTGGAAGACCGGGCCGGAGTACCAGTTGATCGACGACGTCGACTTTCACATCAAGCTGGAGCCGGATCGCACGGCGGGCTCGAACTACTCGATGCATGCGCCCGACGCGGCGCAGAAGGTGCTGAAGCCGGTCGGCGAATGGAACACGACGCGGCTGGTCGTGCGTGGATCTCACGTCGAACACTGGTTGAACGAGAAGAAGGTGCTCGAGTTCGAGCGCTGGACCCCGGCATGGAACACGCTGCGTGACTCCGGCAAGTGGAAGACGGCCCCCGACTACGGCAAGGCGAAGACCGGCCGGATCGCCATCCAGGATCACGGCAGCATCTTCTGGTTCAGGAACGTGAAGATCAGGCCCCTCGCCGAATGATGGCGCATCACACCTCCTTCCGTTTCAATCGCGTGACGCAAGCGACGTGCCTGGTCGCGCTGACACTGGTGGCGCTGGTCACGGGTGTCCCCGTGCCCCATCCGGCGACCGCGGCGGCGACGCAGCCTGCGGCTCGACGGGTCATCGCGCTCGCCGAACCGGGCCAGACCATCCACCAGCCATTCGCTGACGCCGCGCTGCGGTGGCTCCGCGAAACGGCGACGACTGAGGGCTTCGTCGTCGACTACATCCGCACGACCGATCCGATCGACGAGGCGTATCTCGCTGCGCACGATCTGTTCATCCAGGTGAACTACCCGCCCTATCGCTGGACGCCGGTGGCCGAGGCCGCTTTCAAGAAGGCCATGGAACAGGGCACCATTGGATGGGTCGGGTTCCACCACGCGTCCCTGCTCGGCAAGTTCGATGGCTTCGAGATGTCGCCCTTCTTCCATCAGTTCATGGGCAGTATCGTGTTCAAGAGCTACATCCCGGATTTCGCGACGGGCGTGGTGCACGTGGAAGATGCCGCGCATCCCGTCTTCAGTGGACTGTCCTCCACATTCACTATCGAGAACGACGAGTGGTACACGTACGACCGGTCGCCCCGGCCGGACGTGCGGGTGCTGGCGACCGTCGACGAGCAGAGCTACGATCCGCCGCGCACGGTGAAGATGGGCGATCACCCGGTGATCTGGTCCAACCCGCACTACAAGGCCAGGAACGTGTACTTCCAGTTCGGCCACAAGAAGGAGTTGCTCGACAGCCCCACCTTCACGCGGCTTTTCCTCAACGCCATCCGGTGGGCGGGCGCACGTTAGGGCAGGAACACAGGAGCACAGGAGCCACAGGAATGCAGGAGCACAGCGAGACGCGAGGCGGCCTTCGTCATGCGGCCATCCGCCTTCGCCAAGGCTTCGGCTGACAAGTCGTAAGGACGGTAAACGCCCGCGAAACGGACGTAGCCGTCGAACTTGTTCGACGGTCAGCGGCAGAACACGGGAGACGCCACGCGCGACCGGCCTTCGTCTTTCGGCCATCGGCCTTCGTAGTGGGATGTGAGCGCGAACACGGACGTAGCCGTCGGACTCCCACGATATTCGCGCCTACGGCCTACGGCCTGCAGCCTACCTGGAGCGGATATCGTGACTACCAGTGGCGCAGGCGCCATGGATCACTTGTCCGGCGCGCTTCCCGCGGGACAAGTCCCGCGGCTAGATCCCACGGTCGAGCAGAAACCGGACGCTGTTGTCGATCATCGCTGGCAGCACGGGAGTGGAATAGATCCGGTCGCCGTGACCGTAGTTGAGGTAGACCATCCTGAACCTGGTGTTGATCCAGGCCACCGGGACGTCGCCACCGTTGAGCGTGTTCTTCACGCCCAGCGGAAAGTTCGACGCGTCCAGTGTCAGCAGCACCTTGACGTCCGGATTGGCGCGCGGACTCGGTGTCCATGCGTACCACTCGTTGATCGGCGCAACGAACGTCGGCGGCGTGCCCTTCACGATCGGGTGTCCGGCGTCGTCGACGTTGACGCGCGCCGGCAGCGATGGCCAGTTGCTGGCGGCGAACCGGCTACCCCCCATGAACTCGGTGAACCATGGCCATGCGGCGGTGCCGAAGCCGGAGACGTGGAATCCGAGCCACGCGCCACCACCGGCCATGTATCGTTCGAAGGCCTGACGCTGCGCTGGTGTGCGGGGCATGTCGTTCAACCAGATCACCAGACCGACGTCGCGGAGGTTGGTGTCGTTCAGCGCCTCCCAGTCGGTCGTCGCCGCGAACGCGTAGCCGCCGTCGGCGGCCCCGGCCGTCAAGGCGCGCATCGCCTGCTGGGCGAACAGGACATGATCGAGTTCGCCGCCAGCCGTGAAGAACGCCAGCACGCGCGGACGCGGCGCGGCGGTCGGCTGAACGGCGAGTACGCCGGGCCCCACCAGCAGCCACGCGACGCCGACGATCGAAGGCAGGACGCTGTTCACCGTGTGGTCGGCATAGTACAGTGCGCCGACCACGATGAGAGTCTCCGGAGCGGGCGCTCGACTCGCGATCGCTGCGGCTGTCAGCATCTGCGCGCGTGAAGGCGGCGCCCAGGTCGGCGTCACGGACGGCCCCAGGGGCGTCGTCGTCAACACCCGCAACGGCAAGGCGTACGCGGCATTCCCCGACCTCGGCGTCGTGAAGATCGTCACGGGTGCCACCGGTGACGTGGTCGTGCTCAGGACCGGCGCCAACGTCAAGGACCTGACGCTCGACCCGCGCGACGGCCGGG includes:
- a CDS encoding VOC family protein translates to MLGNKKAVANVAVKDLVVATTFYKNTLGLTPVHEEDHELVVFRSGTSEINVYRSEYAGTNKATAVTWTVDDVKEEVADLKSRGVTFEHYDMPGMSRDGDVYVSGDMKVAWFKDPDGNILNVAGR
- a CDS encoding VOC family protein, producing the protein MKPKNTICLWFDNDAHEAARFYAATFPDSAVTAVHHAPSDYPGGKKGDVLTVTFTVLGIPCLGLNGGPTFKHSEAFSFQVATETQEETDRYWDAIVGNGGQESECGWCKDRWGLSWQITPRVLSDALAAGGGEAKRAFEAMMQMQKIDVATIEAARRG
- a CDS encoding beta-propeller fold lactonase family protein; translation: MIRFFVPTALATLVLVGACRQAEPPAETVKSTPAAPFEAPRLGVYVTNETSGDLSVIDATTGTVVGVVALGKRPRGIAVSPDRTTLYVALSGSPPAPPGVDESTLPPPDRTADGVGVVDLRQMKLLKVLPSGTDPEVVAVSHDGTRVFVANEDAAKASVVDVATGAILESFSIGEEPEGVSVQPGADRVWVTSEADGAVFVIDLSTHKVVTSVKVGPRPRSIAFLPDGSMAYVPAEKGATVTVVDARTLKVVTAIQLGEGMRPMGTAMAPDGKFLYVTTGRSKKLLIVDTATNAVVSSVEAGARPWGLAIAADGKTAYTANGPSNEVAVIDLEARRVTKTIPVGQGPWGAAFVQRP
- a CDS encoding GNAT family N-acetyltransferase is translated as MDLLLRDVTPADAEAVVRILNPIIEARLYTVFDQRFTVDAERDYIARFPSRGVWKLAVRQPGGEVVGFQVLEPFGPYTTSFDHVGSLGTYVALDQRRQGIASALFPATFHAAVQKGFEKIFTFVRADNPAALAVYTGQGFTVVGTAKRHAKIDGRYIDEVLIERALDGRWAGAFSGANG
- a CDS encoding antibiotic biosynthesis monooxygenase family protein, with the translated sequence MVVRIWHGRVPTMKAPRYREFLNLRAIPDYRSVPGNISVHILERQDGPVTHFITMTFWDSITAIQEFAGADVQAAKYYPEDRDFLVEYEPHVVHYEVVGSA
- a CDS encoding ADOP family duplicated permease, producing MRHVLARDFDLDGRTRAFRWIEDARRDAAHGLRVLRRSPVFAATAVLSLAIGIGANTAIFTIANALLFRPPMGIVDPDALVSIGSARGDGGLNPVNYAAYLEIVERTTSLTSVFAEEMFPHVMGLVPSGTQTAEPVVGRSVTASFFTALGASSWRGRVFVDTDDTAVVLAYDYWRQRFTGDDAVIGQVLQINGRPATVVGVAAPGFQGTGIRRCDIWMTFGTSRGNGPVLAGGRVRPGIEPAAAAAEVRAIGDAIDRDGGSAVQARRLDALPFSRAGGDRNIVLGFAAVLLALVSLVLVAACANVAGILLTRATARSREMALRTALGAPRGRLVRQLLTETAVLFLCGGLLGIGLARTLMRLAARLLPALPTRIELPLALDWRVLLFALTLSIGAAAVFGIVPAFRGSRVDAGTSLKAGVWSTSGGSRLRSVFVIGQVACAVLLVVLSASFVRILRHAGAADPGFDARGVEVATLDLAVAGQTRQDKAAFWQTMLDRMRQIPAVEVVSLARVPPGGWEGIGLGAVVPGDRTGSQEAFAPAWNIVESGYFSTLRIPLIEGRDFTSNDTAGAPAVVIVSQAVAHRLRPGQSAIGMSLRLPPVNASGGRTEQRLATVIGVVGDIRSSSLIDGLAEPYVYLALAQGEDMGMIGQMSIVARGRGATSLAPLIATVVQQADQRLVLARTESLADAIALGLTPQRVLATISGVMGLVALLLTSMGIYGVTAYAVALRRREFAIRLALGAPRARVVRMVCRQSTLLVAAGLGLGLAVGLGVVHVISAFFYGLPAAHGPTLVGTVVLFGAIGTAASIVPASQAVRGSWRRALHED
- the soxR gene encoding redox-sensitive transcriptional activator SoxR, coding for MADLLTISEVSRRSGVASSALRFYEERGLIRSERTGSAHRRYPRAVLRRLGFIVFAQRIGLSLAEIGAELAQLPANRTPDRSDWARISSRWTRRVDERIAELQRLRHSLTACIGCGCLSLEECRLSNPADRAGRLGPGPRYWLDDKRPD
- a CDS encoding SDR family NAD(P)-dependent oxidoreductase, which codes for MSTHIPADRRANRRTSPRLAGRRVAITGGTSGLGLALVEEALARGAHVAFVARRREGIDQVMRRWPEAHGIAGDVARKEDIHPTAIQLASALGGVDVLINNASSLGPVPLMPLADTDCEDFEHAIAANVLGPFRLTKALLGSLAAAAREGRGGLIVNISSDAAINAYPNWGAYGTSKAALLHMTRIWQEELGSIGVRSISFDPGDMDTPLHAAAVPDADRAALKSPATSARELVELIEDMLTKTSPSLAGALRERAER
- a CDS encoding S-adenosylmethionine:tRNA ribosyltransferase-isomerase, which gives rise to MIPATAPIQRPADARLFGVDRFGQPRHMMRSRLIDLLKPTDVVIANDAATLPASLRGTHAPSGREIEVRLAARTSLSPSTIGRVLAVVFGEGDFRVPTEDRPQPPALNRGDRLLLGPLRAAVVSRVNHRRLVLLQFDGTADEIWRGLARHGHPVQYAHLQEPLAIWDTWTPIAGLPVAFEPPSASFALSWGLLESLAARGIGFATVTHAAGLSSTGDPVLDAMLPFDEPYVIPRYTARLVNRARARGSRVVAVGTSVVRALEHAGAEGRVRPGEGLATGRLGPGSALRIVDAILTGTHEPGTSHHELLRAFATSSTLALVDEELTRVGYRTHEFGDSVFLERQDRNTRGG
- a CDS encoding 3-keto-disaccharide hydrolase yields the protein MKAIRWSALIVCAAALIVHAGPRMSAQATGCKGTNVLSPSEKTDGWTLLFDGATKAGWHGYNKQDLAAWAIEDCALKTVGVSSNYGSDKRADLITDREFTNFELRFEWKASKGGNSGVMYGVVEDPKYDAAWKTGPEYQLIDDVDFHIKLEPDRTAGSNYSMHAPDAAQKVLKPVGEWNTTRLVVRGSHVEHWLNEKKVLEFERWTPAWNTLRDSGKWKTAPDYGKAKTGRIAIQDHGSIFWFRNVKIRPLAE
- a CDS encoding ThuA domain-containing protein, translating into MAHHTSFRFNRVTQATCLVALTLVALVTGVPVPHPATAAATQPAARRVIALAEPGQTIHQPFADAALRWLRETATTEGFVVDYIRTTDPIDEAYLAAHDLFIQVNYPPYRWTPVAEAAFKKAMEQGTIGWVGFHHASLLGKFDGFEMSPFFHQFMGSIVFKSYIPDFATGVVHVEDAAHPVFSGLSSTFTIENDEWYTYDRSPRPDVRVLATVDEQSYDPPRTVKMGDHPVIWSNPHYKARNVYFQFGHKKELLDSPTFTRLFLNAIRWAGAR
- a CDS encoding ThuA domain-containing protein, coding for MVGALYYADHTVNSVLPSIVGVAWLLVGPGVLAVQPTAAPRPRVLAFFTAGGELDHVLFAQQAMRALTAGAADGGYAFAATTDWEALNDTNLRDVGLVIWLNDMPRTPAQRQAFERYMAGGGAWLGFHVSGFGTAAWPWFTEFMGGSRFAASNWPSLPARVNVDDAGHPIVKGTPPTFVAPINEWYAWTPSPRANPDVKVLLTLDASNFPLGVKNTLNGGDVPVAWINTRFRMVYLNYGHGDRIYSTPVLPAMIDNSVRFLLDRGI